Proteins encoded in a region of the Methanofollis tationis genome:
- a CDS encoding P-II family nitrogen regulator, giving the protein MKKIEAIIRTTKFENVKVALEGIGMVSMTVTEVKGRGQQKGIKQQWRGAEYIVDLIPKTKIELVVEDSKVDIVIVTLAEAARTGQIGDGKIFVIPVERAIRVRTGEEGDSAL; this is encoded by the coding sequence ATGAAGAAGATCGAAGCGATCATCAGGACGACAAAGTTTGAGAATGTAAAGGTGGCCCTTGAAGGCATCGGGATGGTCTCCATGACCGTCACCGAGGTCAAGGGCCGGGGCCAGCAGAAGGGGATCAAACAGCAGTGGAGGGGCGCCGAGTATATCGTCGACCTCATCCCCAAGACCAAGATCGAACTGGTGGTGGAGGACAGCAAGGTCGACATCGTGATCGTGACCCTGGCCGAGGCCGCACGGACCGGGCAGATCGGCGACGGCAAGATCTTCGTCATCCCGGTGGAACGGGCGATCAGGGTACGGACCGGGGAGGAGGGCGACAGCGCCCTCTAA
- the glnA gene encoding type I glutamate--ammonia ligase — MSADAVAAMLERIKADNVKFIRLQFSDLTGHPKNVAIPHIQAEKALTDGIGFDGSSIEGFARIEESDMVLKPDISTYTLLPWRKGDAKVARFICDVYLPNGKPLEGDPRFALKKVVAEAASMGYTFNTGPELEFFLFKMCDGKPTTQYQDVGGYFDLAPTDLAEDVRRDIVLALIEMGFEIEASHHEVAESQHEIDFKYGSALQTADNVVTFKFATKTIALLNGLHASFMAKPVYGINGSGMHTNCSLFKDGKNAFYDPDAPLQLSETALFFIGGVLKHIRAITRVANPTINSYKRLVPGYEAPVYISWSASNRTALCRVPAPRGNSTRVEIRSPDPTCNPYLTFAAVLAAGLDGVKNRITPPPSADRNIFKLNAAERKAAGIDTLPGSLYESNAALMEDELICNALGPHIIENLNTIAEMEWDAFRTMVHPWELDQYLSKY; from the coding sequence ATGTCAGCCGACGCGGTTGCAGCAATGCTGGAAAGAATCAAGGCGGACAACGTAAAGTTCATTCGCCTGCAGTTCTCAGACCTGACCGGTCACCCGAAGAACGTCGCCATCCCGCACATCCAGGCCGAGAAGGCCCTGACCGACGGGATCGGATTCGACGGCTCGTCCATCGAGGGATTCGCCAGGATCGAAGAATCGGACATGGTCCTCAAGCCCGACATCTCCACCTACACGCTCCTGCCCTGGAGGAAGGGGGACGCCAAGGTCGCACGGTTCATCTGTGATGTCTACCTGCCCAACGGCAAGCCCTTAGAGGGCGACCCCCGCTTCGCCCTGAAGAAGGTCGTTGCCGAGGCCGCATCGATGGGCTACACCTTCAACACTGGCCCTGAACTCGAGTTCTTCCTCTTCAAGATGTGCGACGGAAAGCCGACCACCCAGTACCAGGACGTCGGCGGTTACTTCGACCTTGCTCCGACCGACCTTGCCGAGGACGTCCGCCGGGACATCGTCCTCGCCCTGATCGAGATGGGCTTTGAGATCGAGGCCTCCCACCACGAGGTGGCCGAGAGTCAGCACGAGATCGACTTCAAGTACGGCTCGGCCCTCCAGACCGCCGACAATGTCGTCACCTTCAAGTTCGCCACGAAGACGATCGCCCTCCTCAACGGGCTCCACGCCTCGTTCATGGCGAAACCGGTCTACGGGATCAACGGCAGCGGCATGCACACGAACTGCTCCCTCTTCAAGGACGGAAAGAACGCCTTCTACGACCCGGACGCGCCCCTCCAGCTCTCGGAGACCGCCCTGTTCTTCATCGGCGGCGTCTTGAAGCACATCCGTGCGATCACCCGGGTCGCAAACCCGACGATCAACTCGTACAAGCGTCTCGTCCCCGGCTATGAGGCCCCGGTCTACATATCCTGGAGCGCTTCGAACAGGACGGCCCTCTGCCGTGTGCCGGCGCCCCGCGGCAACAGCACCCGTGTCGAGATCCGCAGCCCTGACCCGACCTGCAACCCGTACCTCACCTTCGCCGCCGTCCTTGCGGCCGGTCTGGACGGCGTGAAGAACCGGATCACTCCGCCCCCGAGCGCCGACCGGAACATCTTCAAACTCAACGCCGCGGAGCGCAAGGCGGCTGGAATCGACACCCTGCCGGGCAGCCTCTACGAATCGAACGCCGCTCTCATGGAGGACGAGCTCATCTGCAACGCCCTCGGCCCTCACATCATCGAGAACCTCAACACGATCGCCGAGATGGAGTGGGACGCCTTCAGGACGATGGTCCACCCCTGGGAACTTGACCAGTACCTTTCCAAGTACTAA
- a CDS encoding P-II family nitrogen regulator: MMMKMIIAVIRPEKFEQVEKALAEKGFPAMTVSEVRGRGEQKGIALRSRGGPVTVDLIPKIRIEMAVSATFAETVVQIIRDAARTGRIGDGKVFVLPLDMAAKVRTEEVSI; encoded by the coding sequence ATGATGATGAAGATGATCATCGCGGTGATACGCCCGGAAAAATTCGAACAGGTGGAAAAAGCCCTTGCGGAGAAGGGCTTTCCGGCAATGACCGTCTCCGAGGTGCGGGGGCGGGGCGAGCAGAAGGGCATCGCCCTCCGGTCCCGCGGCGGCCCGGTGACCGTCGACCTGATCCCGAAGATCAGGATCGAGATGGCGGTTTCGGCGACCTTTGCCGAGACCGTCGTCCAGATCATCAGGGACGCGGCCCGGACAGGCAGGATAGGCGACGGCAAGGTCTTTGTTCTGCCGCTGGACATGGCCGCAAAGGTCCGGACCGAGGAGGTGAGCATCTAG
- a CDS encoding ammonium transporter, translating into MAIDAGDTAFILICTAMVMLMTPGVGLFYGGLVRRKNIIAMITLAFIAFSVVSLQWILFGYSLAFGTDIGGFIGGLDYLGLAGVGMDGEGIPDLLFMVFQLVFAGLTLAIVTSGAAERVKVSSFIVFGLLWTTLVYDPLAHWAWGGGWAASLGALDFAGGTVVHISSGFGALALALVIGRRVGFGTYTMEPHNIPLTLIGGALLWFGWFGFNAGSALAANGLAASAFVVTNTSAAAGAIAWLVASWYRGKPSSLGMISGAIAGLVAITPAAGFVDPVSAIAIGGIAGLLCYGAMLFRLSRGLDESLDAWAVHGMGGLWGAIATGIFAVAAVGGVDGLLYGNVDQFVIQVVDAGAALVYAFGMTYALAWIVDRTLGLRVSEDEEYVGLDISQHGESAHA; encoded by the coding sequence ATGGCGATCGATGCCGGTGATACCGCTTTCATCCTCATCTGCACGGCGATGGTCATGCTGATGACGCCGGGCGTGGGCCTCTTCTACGGGGGCCTTGTGCGGCGGAAGAACATCATCGCCATGATCACCCTCGCATTCATCGCCTTCTCGGTGGTCTCCCTCCAGTGGATCCTCTTCGGCTACTCCCTCGCCTTCGGCACCGATATCGGCGGGTTCATCGGCGGGCTTGACTACCTCGGCCTTGCAGGGGTTGGCATGGACGGCGAGGGGATCCCCGACCTGCTCTTCATGGTCTTCCAGCTCGTCTTTGCCGGCCTGACCCTTGCGATCGTCACCTCGGGTGCGGCCGAGCGGGTGAAGGTCAGCTCCTTCATTGTCTTCGGGCTGCTCTGGACGACCCTGGTCTACGACCCCCTCGCCCACTGGGCATGGGGCGGCGGGTGGGCGGCGTCCCTCGGCGCCCTCGACTTCGCGGGCGGCACGGTTGTCCACATCTCCTCGGGCTTCGGGGCCCTGGCCCTGGCGCTGGTGATCGGGCGGCGGGTCGGGTTCGGCACCTATACGATGGAGCCGCACAACATCCCCCTGACCCTCATCGGCGGCGCCCTGCTCTGGTTTGGCTGGTTCGGTTTCAACGCGGGCAGCGCCCTTGCGGCAAACGGTCTTGCGGCGAGCGCCTTCGTGGTCACCAACACCTCGGCGGCAGCGGGTGCGATCGCCTGGCTTGTCGCCTCCTGGTACCGCGGCAAACCGAGTTCGCTTGGCATGATCTCGGGTGCGATCGCCGGTCTCGTCGCCATCACTCCGGCGGCGGGCTTCGTCGACCCGGTCTCGGCGATCGCCATCGGTGGGATTGCCGGTCTGCTCTGCTACGGCGCCATGCTCTTCCGCCTCAGCCGCGGCCTCGACGAGAGCCTGGACGCCTGGGCCGTCCACGGCATGGGCGGGCTCTGGGGAGCGATTGCAACAGGTATCTTTGCGGTGGCGGCGGTCGGCGGTGTTGACGGTCTCCTCTACGGGAACGTCGACCAGTTCGTCATCCAGGTCGTCGACGCTGGTGCTGCGCTCGTCTACGCCTTCGGCATGACCTACGCCCTCGCGTGGATTGTCGACCGGACGCTCGGCCTCCGCGTCAGCGAAGACGAAGAATATGTGGGCCTTGACATCTCCCAGCACGGGGAGTCGGCCCACGCGTGA
- a CDS encoding type 1 glutamine amidotransferase codes for MHAALIQHIACEGPGPLLEEILEERGISATVARMDRGDPVPEDADLMIVLGGPMNVYQEERYPHLADLDAAIRTFVQGGGHYLGFCLGGQLLAKALGGLVMRNPAPEIGLFPLTLTREGTKDALFDGVPRTFPTIEWHFDTFAVPKGADLLATSRSCKNQAFRFKNAWALQFHPEVTVGMLEEWVAVYETDLRRVGLPPQAVTGYAGGWRDELERLSRRIIGNFLDSAGRG; via the coding sequence ATGCACGCAGCACTGATCCAGCACATCGCCTGCGAGGGTCCGGGCCCCCTCCTCGAGGAGATCCTCGAAGAGCGGGGGATCTCCGCAACGGTCGCACGGATGGACCGCGGCGATCCCGTCCCGGAAGACGCGGACCTCATGATCGTCCTCGGCGGGCCGATGAACGTCTATCAAGAAGAGCGCTACCCCCACCTCGCCGACCTCGATGCGGCGATCCGCACCTTCGTCCAGGGCGGCGGGCACTACCTCGGCTTCTGCCTGGGCGGGCAACTCCTGGCGAAGGCGCTCGGCGGCCTGGTTATGCGAAACCCGGCCCCTGAGATCGGGCTCTTCCCCCTCACCCTGACGCGCGAGGGGACGAAGGACGCCCTCTTCGACGGCGTGCCGCGGACCTTCCCGACGATCGAATGGCACTTCGACACCTTCGCCGTCCCGAAGGGCGCCGACCTCCTGGCGACCTCGCGCTCCTGCAAAAACCAGGCCTTCAGGTTCAAGAACGCCTGGGCCCTCCAGTTCCACCCCGAGGTCACCGTCGGGATGCTCGAAGAATGGGTGGCGGTCTACGAGACCGACCTGCGACGGGTCGGCCTGCCGCCGCAGGCGGTGACCGGGTATGCCGGCGGGTGGCGCGACGAACTGGAGCGCCTCTCCCGCCGGATCATCGGGAACTTCCTGGACAGCGCCGGTCGGGGATGA
- a CDS encoding GltB/FmdC/FwdC-like GXGXG domain-containing protein, whose amino-acid sequence MVVHIDAADLHYTPLNKQIRAAVRDGEKEIVIDHVLGQRFIADGLVGEVTITVNGVPGGDLGMLMRGPTLVVHGNADHAPGNTMDGGTIIVHGSAGDAVAHSMRGGKVFVRDDIGYRGGIHMKEYEEKRPCLVVGGSARSYLGEYMAGGIVLVLRQGETGPFVERGIASGIHGGEIYIRGEIDEDCLAIGAKVLPFDEEHRAQIRPLIEEFCRHFGVEAAPLLGADYTRIGPASARPFAGKYTWE is encoded by the coding sequence ATGGTCGTGCATATCGATGCAGCAGACCTGCACTACACGCCGCTGAACAAACAGATCAGGGCGGCGGTCAGGGACGGCGAGAAGGAGATCGTCATCGACCACGTCCTGGGCCAGCGCTTCATCGCCGACGGACTGGTCGGCGAGGTCACGATCACGGTCAACGGCGTTCCCGGCGGCGACCTCGGGATGCTCATGCGCGGCCCGACGCTCGTCGTCCACGGCAACGCCGACCATGCGCCGGGCAACACGATGGACGGCGGGACGATCATCGTCCACGGGAGCGCGGGAGATGCCGTCGCCCACTCGATGCGCGGCGGGAAGGTCTTTGTCAGGGACGACATCGGCTACCGCGGCGGGATCCACATGAAGGAGTATGAGGAGAAGCGCCCGTGCCTCGTCGTCGGGGGGAGCGCCCGTTCGTACCTCGGCGAGTACATGGCCGGCGGGATCGTGCTCGTCCTCCGCCAGGGCGAGACGGGGCCGTTCGTCGAACGCGGGATCGCAAGCGGGATCCACGGCGGCGAGATCTACATCAGGGGCGAGATCGATGAAGATTGCCTCGCGATCGGGGCGAAGGTGCTCCCCTTCGACGAGGAGCACCGGGCGCAGATCCGGCCCCTGATCGAGGAGTTCTGCCGGCACTTCGGGGTCGAGGCCGCCCCGCTGCTCGGGGCGGACTACACCCGGATCGGCCCGGCGAGCGCCAGGCCATTTGCCGGAAAATACACCTGGGAGTGA
- a CDS encoding aldehyde ferredoxin oxidoreductase C-terminal domain-containing protein yields the protein MRYTIWECNRLGLDAIGTPGAIACAMEMREKGFIDEGPQFGEVDGLLDLVRQIGYREGFGAELADGSYRFAERHGHPELSMSVKKQDLPAYDPRGLQGHGLSYATSVRGGDHVYGYMIAPEVLGSPEKLDPYVSEGKAGWVKIFQDLTAAIDASGMCLFTSFALDAKDYADLVAATTGMAMDADALLRTGERIWNLQKLFNIGAGYTRADDTLPERLLTEPLQDLSPKGRVWEPGRLLDEYYALRGWDAEGVPTPEKVKELGLT from the coding sequence ATTCGTTACACTATCTGGGAGTGCAACCGCCTCGGGCTCGATGCGATCGGGACGCCGGGGGCGATCGCCTGCGCGATGGAGATGCGCGAGAAGGGTTTCATCGACGAGGGGCCGCAGTTTGGCGAGGTGGATGGTCTCCTCGATCTTGTCCGGCAGATCGGCTACCGCGAAGGATTCGGCGCCGAACTCGCCGACGGGTCCTACCGTTTTGCTGAACGGCACGGCCACCCCGAACTCTCGATGAGCGTCAAGAAGCAGGACCTGCCGGCCTATGACCCGCGGGGGCTGCAGGGACACGGCCTGTCATACGCCACCTCGGTCAGGGGGGGCGACCATGTCTATGGCTATATGATCGCGCCCGAAGTGCTCGGCTCTCCCGAGAAGCTCGACCCCTATGTCAGCGAGGGGAAGGCCGGATGGGTGAAGATTTTCCAGGACCTCACGGCGGCGATCGACGCCTCCGGGATGTGCCTCTTCACCTCGTTCGCACTCGATGCAAAGGATTATGCCGACCTGGTGGCGGCGACGACCGGGATGGCGATGGACGCCGACGCCCTGCTCAGGACAGGCGAGCGGATCTGGAACCTCCAGAAACTCTTCAACATCGGGGCGGGCTATACGAGGGCGGACGATACGCTCCCGGAGCGTCTGCTCACCGAGCCCCTGCAGGACCTCTCTCCGAAAGGCCGGGTCTGGGAGCCCGGTCGCCTGCTCGATGAGTACTATGCGCTGCGCGGCTGGGACGCGGAGGGCGTGCCGACGCCGGAGAAGGTAAAGGAACTCGGGCTCACGTGA
- a CDS encoding ammonium transporter: MFMQAGFSMVETGFTRAKNAANIMMKNMMDFSIGALSYWVVGFAIMYGTMQGMDWLMGWSGFFLIGDAYDVTTIESWFFQMVFAATAATIVSGAVAERCKFSTYILASVAITALIYPLYGHWIWGGGWLSGLGALDFAGSGVVHALGGWVALAGALLLGPRIGKYAKDGTPRAIPGHSVTLGILGVFILWFGWYGFNCGSTLVGNDLRISVIAANTTLAAAAAMVTAMAFTWAWHGKPDVSMAGNAAIAGLVAITAGCAWVNPPSAVLIGIVGGILVVLGVWFLDWKLHIDDPVGAISVHGINGAWGLIALGIFADGTYGGVAGLLFGGADFFTAQVISTVVNFAWAFGMGLLVFGILKMTLGIRVSAAEEQQGLDLGEHGMSAYPNFVATEPAMEAE; this comes from the coding sequence ATGTTCATGCAGGCCGGGTTCTCGATGGTCGAGACCGGCTTTACGAGGGCCAAGAACGCTGCCAACATCATGATGAAGAACATGATGGACTTCTCCATCGGCGCCCTCTCCTACTGGGTGGTCGGTTTCGCCATCATGTACGGCACGATGCAGGGCATGGACTGGCTGATGGGATGGTCGGGCTTCTTCCTGATCGGCGACGCCTACGACGTGACCACCATCGAGTCATGGTTCTTCCAGATGGTCTTCGCCGCCACGGCCGCCACGATCGTCTCGGGTGCGGTCGCGGAGCGGTGCAAGTTCTCGACCTACATCCTGGCAAGCGTGGCGATCACGGCACTCATCTACCCGCTCTACGGCCACTGGATCTGGGGCGGCGGCTGGCTCTCTGGCCTCGGCGCCCTCGACTTCGCGGGCTCGGGCGTCGTCCACGCCCTCGGCGGCTGGGTCGCCCTCGCAGGTGCACTCCTGCTCGGCCCCCGCATCGGGAAGTACGCAAAGGACGGCACACCCCGTGCAATCCCCGGTCACTCGGTCACCCTGGGCATCCTGGGTGTCTTCATCCTCTGGTTCGGGTGGTACGGGTTCAACTGCGGCTCGACCCTGGTGGGCAACGACCTGCGGATCTCGGTCATCGCTGCGAACACCACCCTTGCGGCGGCGGCGGCGATGGTCACGGCGATGGCCTTCACCTGGGCATGGCACGGCAAACCCGACGTCTCGATGGCGGGCAACGCCGCGATCGCGGGCCTGGTCGCCATCACGGCCGGGTGCGCCTGGGTGAACCCCCCCTCGGCGGTGCTGATCGGTATCGTCGGCGGCATCCTGGTCGTCCTGGGGGTCTGGTTCCTCGACTGGAAACTGCACATCGACGACCCGGTGGGTGCGATCTCGGTCCACGGCATCAACGGCGCATGGGGCCTGATCGCCCTCGGGATCTTCGCGGACGGCACCTACGGCGGTGTTGCCGGCCTGCTCTTCGGCGGGGCAGACTTCTTCACCGCACAGGTGATATCCACCGTGGTGAACTTCGCGTGGGCGTTCGGCATGGGCCTGCTCGTCTTCGGCATCCTGAAGATGACCCTCGGGATCAGGGTCTCCGCGGCCGAAGAGCAGCAGGGCCTCGACCTCGGCGAGCACGGCATGTCCGCATACCCGAACTTTGTGGCCACCGAGCCCGCAATGGAGGCTGAGTAA
- a CDS encoding glutamate synthase-related protein: MAIGSVPLRYRISIDRDRCMECGRCVENCPYGTFRWEGDRIVVDSRTCTACHRCIAMCPRDAITLTEHPCDYRTHPVWTRDARESIYNQAKTGKIILAGMGNASPLPPIFDRLLLDACQVTNPSIDPLREPMELRTYIGKKPSRLSFKRGEGGEVELQTELSPNLKLDTPIMIGHMSYGAISLNAQLALAKGAHEAGTFLGTGEGGMHPAIFPYQDNMIVQVASGRFGVDVDYLNRGAAIEIKIGQGAKPGIGGHLPGEKVCADVSCTRMIPLGSDAISPAPHHDIYSIEDLAQLVRSLKEATEWKKPVFVKIAAVHNVAAIAAGIARSSADAVVVDGFRGGTGAAPKVFRDHVGIPIEAAVSAVDQKLRSQGVRNEISVIASGGITNAADVTKAIALGADAVYIGTAALVAMGCRVCGNCYRGLCPWGIATQRPDLVARLNPEVQAEHVANLIHAWTMEVSELMGAAGINAIESLRGNRDRLRGYMLDEGLLKVLDVKPVGA; encoded by the coding sequence ATGGCGATCGGGAGCGTGCCTCTTCGGTACCGGATCTCGATCGACCGCGACCGCTGCATGGAGTGCGGCCGGTGCGTCGAGAACTGCCCGTACGGAACGTTCAGATGGGAAGGAGACCGGATCGTCGTCGACTCGCGCACCTGCACGGCCTGTCACCGCTGCATTGCGATGTGCCCGCGCGATGCGATCACCCTCACCGAGCACCCCTGCGACTACCGCACTCACCCTGTCTGGACGCGGGACGCCAGGGAGTCGATCTACAACCAGGCAAAGACCGGCAAGATCATCCTGGCCGGCATGGGCAATGCCAGCCCCCTGCCGCCGATCTTCGACCGCCTCCTCCTGGACGCCTGCCAGGTCACCAACCCCTCCATCGATCCCCTGCGCGAGCCGATGGAGCTGCGGACCTATATCGGGAAGAAACCGTCCAGGCTGTCATTCAAACGGGGAGAAGGCGGAGAGGTCGAACTCCAGACCGAACTCTCCCCGAACCTCAAACTCGACACCCCGATCATGATCGGGCACATGAGTTACGGGGCGATCTCCCTCAACGCCCAGCTCGCCCTCGCAAAGGGCGCCCACGAGGCCGGCACCTTCCTGGGGACCGGCGAGGGCGGGATGCACCCGGCGATCTTCCCGTACCAGGACAACATGATCGTCCAGGTCGCCTCGGGCCGTTTCGGCGTGGACGTGGACTACTTAAACCGCGGCGCCGCCATCGAGATCAAGATCGGTCAGGGGGCAAAGCCCGGCATCGGCGGCCACCTCCCGGGCGAGAAGGTCTGCGCCGACGTATCCTGCACGCGGATGATCCCGCTCGGGAGCGATGCGATCAGCCCGGCGCCGCACCACGACATCTACTCGATCGAGGACCTCGCCCAGCTCGTCCGCTCCCTCAAGGAGGCGACCGAGTGGAAAAAACCGGTCTTCGTGAAGATCGCCGCCGTCCATAACGTCGCCGCCATCGCCGCAGGCATCGCCCGGTCGAGCGCCGACGCCGTCGTCGTCGACGGTTTCCGCGGCGGCACCGGCGCCGCCCCGAAGGTCTTCCGCGACCACGTGGGCATCCCGATCGAGGCGGCGGTCTCGGCCGTCGACCAGAAACTCCGCAGCCAGGGCGTCAGGAACGAGATCTCGGTGATTGCGAGCGGCGGGATCACGAACGCCGCCGACGTGACGAAGGCGATCGCCCTGGGTGCCGACGCCGTCTATATCGGGACGGCGGCGCTCGTCGCCATGGGCTGCCGGGTCTGCGGCAACTGCTACCGCGGCCTCTGCCCGTGGGGGATCGCCACCCAGCGCCCTGACCTCGTCGCCCGCCTCAACCCCGAAGTCCAGGCCGAGCACGTCGCAAACCTGATCCATGCCTGGACGATGGAGGTCTCAGAACTGATGGGGGCCGCGGGGATCAATGCGATCGAGAGCCTGCGGGGCAACCGCGACCGTCTGCGGGGCTACATGCTCGACGAGGGGCTGCTGAAGGTGCTCGACGTCAAACCGGTGGGGGCGTGA
- a CDS encoding Coenzyme F420 hydrogenase/dehydrogenase, beta subunit C-terminal domain, translated as MAEKSYRDLKSEVWDTGLCARCGACVAVCPADALSFSPGSPDHPTSSGYCKMENDGVRCGACYRACPRVEGGEVSSPLLCEYLEAITARATFAVPGKQSGGAVTAILAHALDAGLIDAVVTVSEDHWTKKPASTVITRREALIAQAGSRYNWWVPMLAALKEAVVVRKYRRVAVVAVPCAAEAVARMRASDFDLLAPYGRAVRLLVGLFCTESFDYGKLMEGKIRGELGIEPWEVSRLDVKGKLEVTTTDGRAVDIPLKDLEACIPSGCHHCTDFAAVAADISAGAVGSPQGYTTLLVRTPTGRGFVEGALAAGLLQAGGEADLSKVEFLAKKKRARGRQD; from the coding sequence ATGGCAGAAAAAAGTTACAGGGATCTGAAATCCGAGGTCTGGGACACCGGGCTCTGCGCCCGCTGCGGAGCGTGCGTTGCAGTCTGCCCGGCTGACGCTCTCTCCTTTTCGCCGGGGTCGCCGGACCACCCGACGTCCTCGGGCTACTGCAAGATGGAGAACGACGGCGTCAGGTGCGGCGCCTGCTACCGCGCCTGCCCACGCGTTGAGGGCGGCGAGGTATCATCCCCCCTCCTGTGCGAGTACCTGGAGGCGATCACCGCACGGGCGACCTTCGCCGTTCCGGGCAAACAGAGCGGGGGGGCCGTGACGGCGATCCTGGCCCACGCCCTCGATGCCGGGCTCATCGACGCCGTGGTCACGGTTTCTGAGGACCACTGGACGAAGAAACCCGCTTCGACGGTGATCACACGACGCGAGGCGCTCATCGCCCAGGCCGGAAGCCGGTACAACTGGTGGGTGCCGATGCTCGCCGCCCTGAAGGAGGCCGTCGTGGTCAGAAAGTACCGGCGGGTCGCCGTCGTCGCCGTGCCCTGCGCCGCAGAGGCGGTCGCACGGATGCGGGCGAGCGACTTCGACCTCCTCGCCCCGTACGGGCGGGCGGTGCGCCTCCTGGTCGGGCTCTTCTGCACGGAGTCCTTCGACTACGGCAAACTGATGGAGGGGAAGATCAGGGGCGAACTGGGGATCGAGCCCTGGGAGGTCTCCCGCCTGGACGTGAAGGGCAAACTCGAAGTGACGACGACGGACGGCCGCGCCGTCGATATCCCGCTCAAGGACCTCGAAGCCTGCATCCCGTCCGGGTGCCACCACTGCACCGACTTCGCAGCGGTCGCAGCCGACATCTCGGCCGGGGCGGTCGGGAGCCCGCAGGGCTATACGACGCTGCTCGTCCGGACGCCGACCGGGAGAGGGTTTGTCGAGGGCGCCCTTGCGGCGGGCCTCCTCCAGGCGGGCGGCGAGGCCGACCTCTCGAAGGTCGAGTTCCTCGCGAAGAAGAAGAGGGCACGGGGCCGGCAGGACTGA
- a CDS encoding class II glutamine amidotransferase, producing MCGIISVVDRAGNLMDGSKIKRALSLMDERGSGEGAGYAAYGIYPEYADCYALHIFFDNIVETKSVVEALLRTWGTVVHDEEIPTYEQPNLKKIHTPWRYFFKPDAALMSGTSSPEEDIVTYLVMKVNTTVPGALIYSSGKNIGVFKAAGWPEDVADFYRIQDYEGYIWLAHNRYPTNTKGWWGGAHPFNLLDWSVIHNGEITSYGTNRRYIESFGYKCTMFTDTEVVAYLVDLLARRHGLDKEMTVRALAPPFWDEIDVMPEKEATLNRAIRLTYGSAMMNGPFAIVVANHDGIVGFTDRIKLRPLIAAEKGDRLYISSEEAAIRRMEPELDRVWMPRAGEPVIGRVY from the coding sequence ATGTGTGGAATTATCAGTGTCGTCGATCGGGCCGGCAACCTGATGGACGGCTCAAAGATCAAACGTGCGTTATCCTTGATGGACGAACGCGGCAGCGGCGAAGGGGCCGGCTACGCGGCCTACGGCATCTACCCCGAGTATGCGGACTGCTATGCACTCCACATATTTTTTGACAATATTGTCGAGACCAAGAGCGTAGTCGAGGCGCTCCTCCGGACCTGGGGGACGGTCGTGCATGACGAGGAGATCCCGACCTATGAGCAGCCGAACCTGAAGAAGATCCACACACCGTGGCGGTATTTCTTCAAACCCGATGCTGCACTGATGAGCGGGACCTCCTCCCCTGAAGAGGACATCGTCACCTACCTGGTGATGAAGGTGAACACCACCGTGCCGGGTGCGCTGATCTACTCGTCCGGCAAGAACATCGGTGTCTTCAAGGCGGCAGGATGGCCAGAGGACGTCGCCGATTTCTACCGGATCCAGGACTACGAGGGCTATATCTGGCTCGCCCACAACCGCTACCCGACGAACACGAAGGGCTGGTGGGGCGGCGCTCACCCCTTCAACCTCCTGGACTGGAGCGTGATCCACAACGGCGAGATCACCAGTTACGGCACAAACCGGCGATACATCGAGAGCTTCGGCTACAAGTGCACGATGTTCACCGACACCGAGGTCGTCGCCTACCTGGTGGACCTGCTCGCCCGGAGGCACGGTCTCGACAAGGAAATGACCGTCCGGGCGCTTGCGCCGCCGTTCTGGGACGAGATCGACGTGATGCCGGAGAAGGAGGCGACGCTGAACCGGGCGATCAGGCTCACCTACGGCTCAGCGATGATGAACGGGCCGTTCGCCATCGTGGTCGCCAACCACGACGGGATCGTCGGGTTCACCGACCGGATCAAACTCCGGCCCCTCATCGCCGCCGAGAAGGGCGACCGCCTCTACATCTCCTCTGAAGAGGCGGCGATCAGGCGCATGGAGCCCGAACTCGACCGCGTCTGGATGCCTCGCGCCGGCGAACCGGTCATCGGGAGGGTATACTGA
- a CDS encoding ubiquitin-like small modifier protein 1: MQVTVKAFATFRRWMEPQATVVIEEGATVADLLTVLTGRHPGFAGDIFSAPGVLKEYVNILLNGRNVYFLQGLSTPLHEGDLVALFPPAGGG, encoded by the coding sequence ATGCAGGTGACGGTAAAGGCGTTTGCAACCTTTCGGCGATGGATGGAGCCGCAGGCAACGGTCGTGATCGAGGAAGGCGCCACCGTCGCCGACCTGCTGACGGTGCTCACCGGACGGCATCCCGGGTTTGCCGGGGATATCTTCTCGGCGCCGGGCGTGCTGAAGGAGTATGTCAATATCCTGCTCAACGGGAGAAATGTCTATTTCCTGCAGGGCCTCTCAACCCCGCTCCACGAGGGCGATCTCGTCGCTCTCTTCCCGCCGGCGGGCGGGGGGTGA